A stretch of Cucumis sativus cultivar 9930 chromosome 2, Cucumber_9930_V3, whole genome shotgun sequence DNA encodes these proteins:
- the LOC101217817 gene encoding indole-3-acetic acid-amido synthetase GH3.5 isoform X1 encodes MPSHVEESWLDERDKEALQHIQHITSNAGEIQRQILSEILSTNANVEYLQQHGLHASTGSSTFKKLIPLVSYEQLKPYITRIAEGDDSPILCSNPITAFFLSSGTSGGEPKLVPIYEKEFERRLSFFNYLMARTKELFPNINWHKGKAMNFHFAKPDHKTKAGILVHTVFSRLLKRSLNLKSVESGNNAIPDDILRCTNTYQSLYCQLLCGLYQNDLVFQVGAVLASGLIHVFKFLENHWVDLVSDIRRGSINNPKITDLSLRESVMKILVKPNPQLADLIETECSKGKWKGIVPKLWPNTKYIKAIATGSLSQYIPLLNYYTNNLPIFSDHYGSTECFLGLNLDPICDPNETSYTLIPTMAYFEFLPIDTTNINGEVTQELVDLVDVKLGQEYELVITTFAGLYRCSLGDIVRVTGFTNKAPKFSFVRRKNVVLNLEYEKTNETDLRMGVENAGGVLKPFGATIVDYTSYADTSTIPGHYVLYWELLIDGNDHNTQTNHFIPSSVFNDCCFAIEESFTTFYRIKRSHEKTINPLEIRIVKSGTFEKLMKLAINGGASMNQYKTPRSLNSNQIHFIQLLESNVVCSYFSQKNPRVGLH; translated from the exons ATGCCGTCACATGTTGAAGAGAGTTGGTTGGATGAGAGAGATAAGGAAGCACTACAACACATTCAGCATATCACAAGCAATGCTGGCGAAATCCAACGACAAATTCTAAGTGAAATTCTGTCAACGAATGCTAATGTTGAATATTTACAACAACATGGCCTTCATGCCTCTACTGGTTCTTCAACCTTCAAAAAACTTATACCTCTTGTCTCTTACGAACAATTAAAACCTTATATAACTCGTATTGCAGAAGGTGATGATTCCCCAATCCTATGCTCAAACCCCATCACAGCGTTCTTTCTAAG CTCTGGGACATCTGGGGGAGAACCCAAGTTAGTTccaatatatgaaaaagagtTTGAGAGAAGGTTGTCTTTTTTCAACTATTTGATGGCAAGGACGAAAGAATTGTTTCCAAATATCAATTGGCACAAAGGTAAAGCTATGAACTTTCACTTTGCAAAGCCTGATCATAAGACAAAAGCTGGAATTCTTGTTCATACTGTATTTTCAAGACTGCTCAAAAGATCACTAAATCTCAAAAGTGTAGAAAGTGGGAATAACGCAATCCCTGATGACATTCTTCGATGCACGAACACATACCAAAGCTTATACTGTCAGCTTCTTTGTGGGCTCTACCAAAACGATCTAGTTTTTCAAGTTGGTGCAGTTTTGGCTTCTGGGTTGATTCACGTTTTTAAGTTCCTTGAAAATCATTGGGTTGATTTGGTTAGTGATATACGTAGAGGAAGTATTAATAACCCCAAAATTACAGACTTATCACTGAGAGAATCAGTTATGAAGATTCTTGTAAAACCCAATCCTCAACTTGCAGATTTGATTGAAACTGAATGTAgcaaaggaaaatggaaaggAATTGTTCCAAAATTGTGGCCAAACACTAAATATATTAAGGCTATTGCCACAGGAAGCTTGTCACAATACATTCCATTGCTAAATTACTACACAAACAATCTCCCTATATTTTCTGACCATTATGGTTCTACAGAATGTTTCCTTGGCTTGAATCTGGATCCAATATGTGACCCTAATGAAACCTCCTACACTTTGATCCCTACCATGGCGTATTTCGAGTTCTTACCAATAGATACCACAAATATCAATGGCGAAGTGACCCAAGAATTAGTTGATCTTGTTGATGTCAAGTTAGGACAAGAATATGAGCTCGTCATCACCACTTTCGCTG GGCTGTACCGATGTAGCTTGGGTGACATTGTTCGGGTGACAGGATTCACAAACAAAGCcccaaaatttagttttgtacGCAGGAAAAATGTGGTTCTAAACCTTGAGTatgagaaaacaaatgaaacgGATCTTCGTATGGGTGTAGAAAATGCTGGTGGTGTACTGAAGCCATTTGGGGCAACAATTGTGGACTACACAAGCTATGCTGATACCTCAACAATTCCTGGACACTATGTGTTGTACTGGGAGTTATTAATTGATGGTAATGACCACAACACTCAAACCAATCATTTCATTCCATCTTCAGTGTTTAACGATTGTTGCTTTGCCATCGAAGAATCATTTACTACATTCTACCGTATAAAACGATCGCATGAAAAGACTATCAACCCATTGGAGATTAGAATCGTAAAGAGTGGGACGTTTGAGAAGCTTATGAAGCTGGCCATCAATGGAGGTGCTTCAATGAATCAATACAAGACACCTCGATCTCTAAATTCTAACCAGATTCATTTCATCCAGCTTTTGGAGTCAAACGTTGTTTGCAGTTATTTTAGTCAGAAAAACCCCAGAGTTGGATTACATTAG
- the LOC101217817 gene encoding indole-3-acetic acid-amido synthetase GH3.5 isoform X2 has protein sequence MPSHVEESWLDERDKEALQHIQHITSNAGEIQRQILSEILSTNANVEYLQQHGLHASTGSSTFKKLIPLVSYEQLKPYITRIAEGDDSPILCSNPITAFFLSSGTSGGEPKLVPIYEKEFERRLSFFNYLMARTKELFPNINWHKECFLGLNLDPICDPNETSYTLIPTMAYFEFLPIDTTNINGEVTQELVDLVDVKLGQEYELVITTFAGLYRCSLGDIVRVTGFTNKAPKFSFVRRKNVVLNLEYEKTNETDLRMGVENAGGVLKPFGATIVDYTSYADTSTIPGHYVLYWELLIDGNDHNTQTNHFIPSSVFNDCCFAIEESFTTFYRIKRSHEKTINPLEIRIVKSGTFEKLMKLAINGGASMNQYKTPRSLNSNQIHFIQLLESNVVCSYFSQKNPRVGLH, from the exons ATGCCGTCACATGTTGAAGAGAGTTGGTTGGATGAGAGAGATAAGGAAGCACTACAACACATTCAGCATATCACAAGCAATGCTGGCGAAATCCAACGACAAATTCTAAGTGAAATTCTGTCAACGAATGCTAATGTTGAATATTTACAACAACATGGCCTTCATGCCTCTACTGGTTCTTCAACCTTCAAAAAACTTATACCTCTTGTCTCTTACGAACAATTAAAACCTTATATAACTCGTATTGCAGAAGGTGATGATTCCCCAATCCTATGCTCAAACCCCATCACAGCGTTCTTTCTAAG CTCTGGGACATCTGGGGGAGAACCCAAGTTAGTTccaatatatgaaaaagagtTTGAGAGAAGGTTGTCTTTTTTCAACTATTTGATGGCAAGGACGAAAGAATTGTTTCCAAATATCAATTGGCACAAAG AATGTTTCCTTGGCTTGAATCTGGATCCAATATGTGACCCTAATGAAACCTCCTACACTTTGATCCCTACCATGGCGTATTTCGAGTTCTTACCAATAGATACCACAAATATCAATGGCGAAGTGACCCAAGAATTAGTTGATCTTGTTGATGTCAAGTTAGGACAAGAATATGAGCTCGTCATCACCACTTTCGCTG GGCTGTACCGATGTAGCTTGGGTGACATTGTTCGGGTGACAGGATTCACAAACAAAGCcccaaaatttagttttgtacGCAGGAAAAATGTGGTTCTAAACCTTGAGTatgagaaaacaaatgaaacgGATCTTCGTATGGGTGTAGAAAATGCTGGTGGTGTACTGAAGCCATTTGGGGCAACAATTGTGGACTACACAAGCTATGCTGATACCTCAACAATTCCTGGACACTATGTGTTGTACTGGGAGTTATTAATTGATGGTAATGACCACAACACTCAAACCAATCATTTCATTCCATCTTCAGTGTTTAACGATTGTTGCTTTGCCATCGAAGAATCATTTACTACATTCTACCGTATAAAACGATCGCATGAAAAGACTATCAACCCATTGGAGATTAGAATCGTAAAGAGTGGGACGTTTGAGAAGCTTATGAAGCTGGCCATCAATGGAGGTGCTTCAATGAATCAATACAAGACACCTCGATCTCTAAATTCTAACCAGATTCATTTCATCCAGCTTTTGGAGTCAAACGTTGTTTGCAGTTATTTTAGTCAGAAAAACCCCAGAGTTGGATTACATTAG